In a single window of the Campylobacter fetus subsp. testudinum 03-427 genome:
- a CDS encoding receiver domain protein (Pfam match to PF00072.20 Response_reg), with the protein MKKINVLVVDDDEISLKLLELMLKNNPLVAQIIKAKNGLEGINILERKFDTGLILLDLSMPVMNGIEFLINLESREYLSMIPVVVISTDETKKQEVFRLGAYDFMLKPIRQKELNMVVENAMNILL; encoded by the coding sequence ATGAAAAAGATCAATGTTTTAGTAGTAGATGATGATGAGATAAGCTTAAAACTGCTTGAACTGATGCTAAAAAACAATCCTTTAGTAGCTCAAATCATAAAAGCAAAAAACGGGCTTGAAGGGATAAATATCTTAGAAAGAAAATTTGATACCGGACTCATTTTACTTGATTTATCTATGCCAGTGATGAATGGAATAGAGTTTTTGATAAATTTAGAAAGCAGAGAGTATCTTTCTATGATACCAGTAGTTGTTATAAGCACGGACGAAACCAAAAAACAGGAGGTTTTCAGGCTAGGAGCTTATGATTTTATGCTAAAACCGATCAGACAAAAAGAACTCAATATGGTAGTAGAAAATGCGATGAATATCTTGCTTTGA
- a CDS encoding putative protein, pyridoxine 5'-phosphate oxidase family (Pfam match to PF01243.16 Pyridox_oxidase) — protein sequence MDENISKFLDKIHILTLGVISDGFPHLCSCFYAYDPDLNSFIVASKSSSKHIQSIKNQPNVAINIALDTKIVGKIEGVQANGVMGILDDERLEKLYFKRFPYAKLLNPELYVIRVDYIKYTNNRLGFGKKIVWQRD from the coding sequence ATGGATGAAAACATATCTAAATTTTTAGATAAAATACATATCTTAACTCTTGGAGTCATAAGCGATGGATTTCCCCACCTTTGCAGCTGTTTTTATGCTTATGACCCGGATTTAAACTCATTTATAGTGGCGAGCAAATCAAGTTCAAAACATATACAAAGTATCAAAAATCAGCCAAATGTAGCCATAAATATAGCATTAGATACAAAAATAGTCGGCAAGATAGAAGGAGTTCAAGCAAACGGAGTTATGGGGATTTTAGATGATGAGCGGCTAGAAAAACTCTATTTTAAAAGATTTCCTTATGCAAAATTGCTAAATCCTGAGCTTTACGTTATAAGAGTTGATTATATAAAATATACGAATAACAGACTTGGATTTGGTAAAAAAATAGTCTGGCAAAGAGATTAG